The following coding sequences lie in one Salvelinus fontinalis isolate EN_2023a chromosome 21, ASM2944872v1, whole genome shotgun sequence genomic window:
- the LOC129818968 gene encoding zinc finger protein 883-like isoform X1, protein MATAYNMFQLETTSIMAVVVETVITEFSPFLRVVPNSYNPEREFCTIMNLVTGEAIRKICQLFLVASSSLQNENVKLKTKVEQMTQLFENNTQPGSANFCGKPTETSSLENDSSLGDTDGLNTDLSPRDTESNVEHMRAAMPEGNGRDSHESQKNSNTKGTRSKETKRFKCDICVKTFSQNKRLIQHKLTHTRPFKCDVCEKTFSREGSLESHTLTHTKPFKCDDCDKTFSRNRLLVRHKLLHTGERPFACGQCGKTFTMSKQLEHHMLRHRDKTLSCKVCGNTFFTKKDLKRHQLVHAVERPFKCLTCGKGFTKRKLLIEHERIHTGEKPYSCAVCGKSYTQSGGLSYHMRTHTGERPHSCSECGKRFITKSSLEKHKVIHTGQKPFTCETCGAAFGHKGNLVRHQVLHTGERPYKCKVCGKSYLQSTLLKAHMHRHGATKPFMCDLCGKTFMYNFLMRRHHLKWHTAEGEKQKERERKERTRERTAKRPGTTTKPFSCDICLNGFSSMLTLKNHQRIHTGQKQYSCSICGKTFAYKHTFDYHMRLHSGVKPYTCKYCEKKFVLRQALEGHERTHTGEKPFQCSYCDKTFAVNTNLKRHERVHTGEKPFKCDVCGRGFGQANNVKAHMQVHTGVRPYYCKRCGKGFSDIRHYKNHSCNGVAVTHDQSNKSSDRTFRSRKGEMR, encoded by the exons ATGGCTACAGCTTACAATATGTTTCAGTTAGAAACAACATCGATTATGGCCGTTGTCGTCGAGACGGTAATTACAGAATTTAGTCCATTTTTACGCGTCGTGCCAAACTCGTACAATccggagagagag TTTTGCACAATTATGAATCTGGTGACGGGAGAGGCGATTCGTAAAATCTGCCAACTATTCCTAGTGGCTTCCTCAAGTTTACAAAATGAGAACGTGAAACTGAAGACCAAGGTCGAGCAGATGACCCAGTTGTTTGAAAACAATACACAGCCTG GTTCTGCAAATTTTTGCGGTAAACCCACAGAGACATCTTCATTGGAGAATGACTCCTCTCTGGGAGACACAGAtggactgaatacagacctctcCCCAAGAGACACTGAATCCAACGTTGAGCATATGAGAGCTGCTATGCCAGAGGGCAACGGGAGAGACAGCCAtgaaagccagaaaaacagcaatACTAAAGGGACACGATCCAAAGAAACCAAACGCTTCAAGTGTGATATTTGTGTGAAGACCTTCAGCCAGAACAAACGGCTGATACAACACAAGCTAACTCACACAAGACCCTTCAAGTGTGATGTTTGTGAAAAGACCTTCAGCAGGGAAGGGTCACTGGAATCTCACACGCTAACTCACACAAAACCCTTCAAGTGTGATGATTGTGACAAGACCTTCAGCCGGAACCGCTTGCTGGTACGTCACAAGCTacttcacacaggagagaggccaTTCGCTTGTGGTCAATGTGGCAAAACATTCACAATGTCTAAGCAGCTTGAACATCACATGTTGCGTCACAGAGACAAAACGCTCAGTTGCAAAGTCTGTGGAAATACATTCTTTACCAAAAAAGATCTGAAACGACATCAACTTGTTCATGCAGTGGAGAGACCGTTCAAGTGCCTGACTTGTGGAAAGGGTTTCACAAAAAGGAAACTGCTTATCGAGCACGAGAGAATCCACACCGGTGAAAAACCATACAGCTGTGCTGTATGTGGGAAGAGTTACACACAGAGTGGAGGCCTGAGTTATCATATGCGAACACATACAGGTGAACGTCCGCATTCATGCTCAGAGTGTGGTAAGCGCTTTATAACTAAATCCAGCCTTGAAAAGCACAAGGTAATCCATACAGGGCAGAAGCCATTTACATGTGAGACCTGTGGAGCTGCTTTCGGCCATAAAGGAAACCTTGTGAGACACCAAGTGCTTCACACAGGGGAGAGACCATACAAATGTAAAGTGTGTGGGAAAAGCTACCTTCAGTCCACCCTCTTAAAAGCTCACATGCACCGTCATGGGGCAACCAAACCATTTATGTGTGACCTATGTGGGAAGACTTTTATGTACAATTTTCTAATGAGGCGACACCATCTAAAATGGCACACAGCTGAAGGAGAGAAgcagaaagaacgagagagaaaagagagaacgagagagagaaccgCCAAGAGACCGGGAACCACAACAAAGCCATTCAGTTGCGACATATGTTTGAACGGCTTCAGCTCCATGTTAACTCTGAAAAACCATCAACGAATTCACACAGGACAAAAGCAATACTCTTGTTCCATTTGCGGAAAGACCTTTGCCTATAAACATACTTTTGACTATCACATGAGACTTCACAGTGGAGTGAAGCCCTACACTTGTAAATACTGTGAAAAGAAATTTGTTCTTAGGCAAGCTCTCGAAGGACATGAGCGAACCCATACAGGTGAAAAGCCCTTCCAATGCAGTTATTGTGACAAGACTTTTGCAGTCAACACCAATCTCAAAAGGCATGAGCGAGTCCACACGGGAGAGAAGCCATTCAAATGTGACGTCTGCGGGAGAGGTTTTGGCCAAGCCAACAACGTCAAAGCCCACATGCAAGTCCACACTGGAGTTAGGCCTTATTATTGCAAGAGATGTGGAAAGGGCTTTTCTGACATAAGACACTACAAAAACCATAGCTGTAATGGTGTGGCAGTGACACACGATCAGTCAAACAAATCTTCTGACCGCACTTTCAGAAGTAGAAAAGGAGAAATGCGGTAG